In Bacteroidota bacterium, the following proteins share a genomic window:
- a CDS encoding family 20 glycosylhydrolase, which produces MFKKLLILLVVITACDTDNSIVESNLNIIPKVNSADFKNDKFDLQSNIIFSVENDDQKELVKTFQDEFNKHLNCSVGANGDVRFETKSVLKNEAYNLLIDESGVLIQASSNPGFYYGLQSLRQLISVDILSKKDREQKTVISLPYVKISDSPRFKWRGMMLDVSRHFYTVDEVKSIIDILAMLKINTLHWHLVDDQGWRIEINKYPKLTEIGAWRVNQESLHWNKRKENSLGEKAEYGGYYTQQEIKDVVEYASSKYISIVPEIEGVAHVMSA; this is translated from the coding sequence ATGTTCAAAAAACTTCTAATCCTGCTTGTTGTAATAACAGCCTGTGATACTGATAATAGTATAGTCGAATCAAATTTGAATATTATTCCTAAAGTAAATTCAGCAGATTTTAAGAATGATAAATTTGATTTACAGTCAAACATAATTTTTTCGGTCGAGAATGATGATCAGAAAGAGTTGGTTAAAACTTTTCAGGATGAATTTAATAAGCATCTTAATTGTAGTGTAGGGGCTAATGGAGATGTGAGATTCGAGACCAAAAGTGTTTTAAAGAATGAAGCATATAATTTACTTATAGATGAGTCAGGTGTTTTGATTCAGGCCTCATCAAATCCCGGATTTTATTATGGACTTCAAAGTTTAAGACAACTTATTAGTGTAGATATTCTCTCTAAGAAAGACAGGGAGCAGAAAACAGTTATATCTCTTCCCTATGTGAAAATTAGTGATTCACCACGATTTAAATGGAGGGGTATGATGCTTGATGTATCACGTCATTTTTATACTGTTGACGAGGTAAAGAGTATTATTGATATTCTTGCAATGTTAAAGATAAATACATTACACTGGCATTTGGTTGATGATCAGGGGTGGAGAATAGAAATAAATAAATACCCAAAGCTTACTGAGATTGGAGCATGGAGAGTAAATCAGGAATCTTTACACTGGAATAAGAGAAAGGAAAATAGCTTAGGCGAAAAAGCAGAATATGGAGGTTATTACACTCAGCAGGAAATAAAGGACGTTGTAGAATATGCTTCATCAAAATATATAAGTATAGTTCCCGAAATAGAAGGGGTTGCCCATGTTATGAGTGC
- a CDS encoding RagB/SusD family nutrient uptake outer membrane protein: MKNSIYIFLLVISTLIFQSCTKFLELEPVSITTTENSYDSAEDFEAALIAVYSLLHSEYFIWDNILLSDVRSDNCYAGPPDDVDIFAYDQLTIEANNSRVFLNWSDFYKGISRANLIIQKIGRVNGFDGDRKNEIIGEAKFLRALFYFQLTKLYGGVPIVKDMGSIELNEIQVPRNTEREVYDFIVKDLENASVLLPVTFQPIDGRATKGAADALLAKAWAQRSNRDYLKVIEYCDKVIESTAGYSLLSDYRSLFDGENYNNSESIFEIQYLVGNSTQGNWGPQLFLPPSITGDHWRKYATPSVNLVNAFIEKQDTIRFEASIIWEKVSWIDEYWSPSYKLSEVPFVYKQKHADGWHSGDQFYLLRLADILLLKAEAMAYMGEGDMGRSILNKIRNRAGLTDTNVLDDDLLKAIIEERRLELAFEGHRWDDMVRNGIVVSTMNHVQELNRINSEYVEYNMEHNKILLPIPLQEIERNQKLEQNPGY; the protein is encoded by the coding sequence ATGAAAAATTCAATATATATATTCTTGTTAGTGATTAGTACACTGATTTTTCAGTCGTGTACTAAATTTCTGGAATTGGAACCGGTATCGATAACCACAACAGAAAACTCATACGATTCGGCAGAGGATTTTGAAGCAGCATTAATTGCAGTTTACAGTTTATTGCATAGCGAATACTTTATTTGGGATAATATATTATTGAGCGATGTGAGATCGGATAATTGTTATGCCGGACCACCTGATGATGTTGATATTTTTGCTTACGATCAACTTACAATTGAAGCGAATAACAGTAGAGTATTTTTAAATTGGAGTGATTTTTACAAAGGTATTTCCAGAGCTAACTTAATAATACAGAAAATTGGAAGAGTAAATGGTTTTGATGGCGATAGAAAAAATGAAATTATTGGTGAAGCTAAATTTTTAAGAGCACTATTTTATTTTCAACTTACAAAATTATATGGAGGAGTTCCTATTGTTAAAGATATGGGAAGTATTGAATTAAACGAAATACAAGTGCCAAGGAATACCGAAAGAGAAGTATATGATTTTATAGTAAAAGACCTTGAAAATGCCTCTGTATTGCTGCCAGTTACTTTTCAGCCTATTGATGGTAGAGCCACTAAAGGAGCTGCAGATGCTCTTTTGGCAAAGGCATGGGCACAACGTTCTAATAGGGATTATTTAAAGGTTATTGAGTATTGTGATAAGGTAATTGAAAGTACTGCCGGATATAGTCTCTTAAGTGATTATAGAAGCTTATTTGATGGCGAAAATTATAATAATTCTGAATCAATATTTGAGATACAATATCTTGTTGGTAATTCTACTCAGGGTAATTGGGGACCACAACTTTTTCTTCCTCCATCAATTACAGGAGATCATTGGAGAAAATATGCGACACCTTCGGTTAACCTTGTAAATGCATTTATCGAGAAACAGGACACTATAAGGTTTGAGGCAAGTATAATATGGGAAAAAGTATCATGGATAGATGAGTATTGGAGTCCTTCATATAAATTATCAGAAGTACCTTTTGTTTACAAGCAAAAACATGCCGATGGATGGCATAGTGGTGATCAGTTTTATTTGTTGAGGTTGGCTGATATTCTTTTGCTAAAAGCAGAAGCTATGGCTTATATGGGAGAAGGAGATATGGGAAGAAGTATTCTCAATAAAATAAGAAACAGAGCAGGACTTACCGATACAAATGTCTTGGATGATGATCTATTAAAGGCGATTATAGAGGAAAGGAGACTGGAATTGGCTTTTGAAGGTCATAGGTGGGACGATATGGTTAGAAATGGTATTGTTGTTTCAACCATGAATCATGTGCAAGAGCTAAATAGGATAAATAGTGAATATGTTGAGTATAACATGGAGCATAATAAAATATTACTTCCTATTCCTCTACAGGAAATAGAACGAAACCAAAAGCTCGAACAAAATCCGGGCTATTAA